From the genome of Symphalangus syndactylus isolate Jambi chromosome 5, NHGRI_mSymSyn1-v2.1_pri, whole genome shotgun sequence, one region includes:
- the MRAP gene encoding LOW QUALITY PROTEIN: melanocortin-2 receptor accessory protein (The sequence of the model RefSeq protein was modified relative to this genomic sequence to represent the inferred CDS: substituted 1 base at 1 genomic stop codon) encodes MANGTNASAPYYSYEYYLDYLDLIPVDEKKLKAHKHSIVIAFWVSLAAFVVLLFLILLYMSWSGSPHRRNGPKHHQTCPWSHSLNLHLCIQKCLLRHREPLGTSQAQVSSVEPGSRTGPDQPLRQESSSTLPLGVFXAHPTLLWELTLNGGPLIRSKPSEPPPGDRTSQLQS; translated from the exons ATGGCCAACGGGACCAATGCCTCTGCCCCATACTACAGCTATGAATACTACCTGGACTATCTGGACCTCATTCCTGTGGACGAGAAGAAGCTGAAAGCTCACAAAC ATTCCATCGTGATCGCATTCTGGGTGAGCCTGGCTGCCTTCGTGGTGCTCCTCTTCCTCATCCTGCTCTACATGTCCTGGTCTGGCTCCCCACACAGGAG GAATGGCCCCAAGCACCACCAAACATGCCCCTGGAgtcacagcctcaacctccacctctgcaTCCAGAAGTGCCTGCTGCGCCACAGGGAACCCCTGGGGACCTCACAGGCTCAGGTGAGCTCAgtggagccagggagcagaactGGCCCTGACCAGCCGCTACGACAGGAGAGCTCCTCCACCTTGCCCCTTGGGGTTTTCTAGGCCCACCCCACTCTCCTCTGGGAACTGACCCTCAATGGGGGTCCCCTCATCAGGAGCAAGCCCAGCGAGCCTCCCCCTGGAGACAGGACCTCTCAATTGCAGAGCTGA